The Seleniivibrio woodruffii genome window below encodes:
- a CDS encoding ABC transporter permease, translating to MLNAKTTTDIFGSFYKSRRLLAKLVLNDFKSKYLGSFLGLLWAFIQPSVTIFIFWFVFHIGFKSQPVQNAPFLLWLLAGIIPWFFFADAVNNGANSITDFSYLVKKIVFDVKLLPFIKLFSSLIIHIFFIMILFGFTAGYGIKPSAHWFQIFYYLFAMIFLLTGISLITCSVTVFLKDMGQIVGMLTQIGFWGTPIFWSINIIPEKYHWLIKLNPVFYITEGYRASLIYKEWFWDNMKLTIYFWCVSIIIMAVGVLVFRKLRPHFADVL from the coding sequence ATGCTCAATGCCAAAACAACGACCGATATTTTCGGCAGCTTCTACAAATCGCGCCGTCTTCTTGCCAAACTTGTACTGAACGACTTTAAATCCAAATATCTCGGTTCGTTCCTTGGTCTTCTCTGGGCTTTCATTCAGCCCTCGGTGACAATATTCATATTCTGGTTTGTATTCCACATAGGCTTCAAATCGCAGCCTGTTCAGAATGCGCCCTTTCTGCTCTGGCTTCTGGCGGGCATCATCCCGTGGTTTTTTTTTGCAGATGCTGTGAACAACGGAGCAAACTCCATAACGGATTTCAGCTATCTGGTAAAAAAGATCGTTTTCGACGTTAAACTGCTCCCTTTCATAAAGCTTTTTTCATCGCTGATAATCCACATATTCTTTATAATGATCCTCTTCGGTTTCACAGCCGGATACGGCATAAAGCCGTCCGCCCACTGGTTTCAGATTTTTTACTATCTTTTTGCGATGATTTTTCTTCTGACAGGAATATCGCTAATAACATGCTCCGTAACGGTTTTCCTGAAAGATATGGGGCAGATTGTGGGCATGCTGACCCAGATAGGCTTCTGGGGAACACCTATTTTCTGGTCGATCAACATAATTCCCGAAAAATATCACTGGCTTATAAAGCTTAATCCGGTTTTCTACATTACCGAGGGCTACAGAGCCTCCCTTATCTACAAGGAATGGTTCTGGGACAATATGAAACTGACGATCTATTTCTGGTGCGTATCGATAATTATCATGGCGGTGGGAGTTCTTGTTTTCCGTAAGCTCCGCCCCCATTTTGCGGATGTGCTGTGA